In the genome of Chloroflexota bacterium, one region contains:
- a CDS encoding 4'-phosphopantetheinyl transferase superfamily protein has product MTDSATHCWWSLFRTIGNVTVLHIDLTPHAQHEASALLWLHENELEDSCNYVHLSARRRFVLCRGALRAILCGNLGCDNERLTFGEHRYGKPFALVDAIRAQISFNVSHSGSHGLIAVAPGGQLGVDVEELATRRDFDRLIEAAFGPNEQSELKLERVRGEFRLFFKLWTVKEALIKALGTGLSLDPAAFEAPEEIRRGETVGTFWFPQVPSVRWRVVDIGNEEFAAALAFAV; this is encoded by the coding sequence ATGACTGATTCCGCAACGCATTGCTGGTGGAGTCTCTTCCGAACAATTGGCAACGTAACGGTATTACATATTGATCTGACGCCTCATGCTCAACATGAGGCGTCAGCGCTTTTGTGGCTCCATGAAAATGAACTGGAAGATTCGTGCAATTATGTGCACTTAAGTGCGCGCCGAAGGTTTGTGCTATGCCGTGGGGCGCTCCGCGCCATACTCTGTGGCAACCTAGGCTGCGATAACGAGCGGCTGACGTTTGGCGAACACCGTTACGGTAAGCCTTTTGCCCTGGTGGACGCTATTCGGGCGCAGATCAGTTTCAATGTGAGCCACAGCGGTAGTCATGGGCTAATTGCGGTCGCGCCTGGCGGGCAGTTGGGCGTGGACGTCGAAGAGCTTGCGACAAGACGTGACTTCGACAGGCTGATCGAGGCTGCATTTGGTCCCAACGAGCAGTCTGAACTGAAATTGGAGCGGGTACGAGGTGAGTTCCGGCTTTTCTTCAAGCTCTGGACAGTCAAGGAGGCGCTAATCAAGGCGCTTGGGACCGGTCTTTCATTGGATCCCGCGGCGTTTGAGGCACCTGAGGAGATACGCCGCGGTGAGACTGTCGGCACGTTCTGGTTTCCTCAGGTACCGTCGGTGAGGTGGCGCGTAGTAGATATTGGCAACGAGGAATTCGCCGCCGCTCTCGCCTTTGCTGTGTGA
- a CDS encoding alpha/beta hydrolase produces the protein MTSAIGWKVPEPLSTYDVQVDDETTITLRRHGNPDGPRLVLSHGNGLAIDLYYPFWSLLRNDFDIIVYDLRNHGWNAVTSLQSHNIPTLVQDHDKVLEAIDIEYGDKPKIGIYHSVSALVTLLSPRNGSDFAARVLFDPPLCKPGRSHREFEEAAKQLSSTSRGRMARFKNREDFAFLLSFFPIFELIVPGGHDLFSMTTLKENSLEKLYELCCPPAYEAQIIEYAGAFAVLVDFASQVSPTKVIGADPTLPFSYLPTLDLSDVFTVGYDFLPDSTHFLQLEQPEQCVELMLEFIEPIISS, from the coding sequence ATGACCTCAGCGATCGGATGGAAGGTTCCCGAGCCGCTTTCAACGTATGACGTGCAGGTTGACGACGAGACCACAATTACCTTGCGGCGGCACGGTAACCCGGACGGTCCCCGACTCGTCCTCAGTCACGGCAACGGTCTGGCGATCGATCTCTATTACCCTTTCTGGTCACTTCTGCGGAATGACTTCGATATCATAGTCTATGATCTCCGAAACCATGGCTGGAACGCAGTCACTTCGTTGCAGAGTCACAACATTCCTACTCTGGTTCAGGACCACGATAAGGTCTTGGAGGCTATTGACATTGAGTATGGTGACAAGCCGAAGATAGGCATTTATCACTCTGTTTCGGCTCTGGTTACTCTTCTGTCTCCCCGGAATGGTAGCGATTTTGCCGCGCGTGTGCTGTTCGATCCACCACTCTGCAAGCCTGGTCGCAGCCACAGGGAATTTGAAGAGGCCGCCAAGCAGTTGTCCTCCACCTCTCGCGGGAGGATGGCGCGATTTAAGAACAGGGAAGACTTCGCATTCCTACTCTCGTTCTTCCCGATTTTTGAACTCATAGTGCCGGGAGGCCACGACCTCTTTTCCATGACAACCCTGAAGGAAAACAGTCTCGAAAAGCTCTATGAACTGTGTTGCCCGCCCGCATACGAAGCACAGATAATTGAGTACGCGGGCGCGTTCGCGGTTCTCGTGGACTTCGCTTCGCAGGTCAGCCCAACAAAGGTAATTGGCGCCGATCCGACATTGCCATTCTCATACCTACCGACTCTGGATCTCAGCGATGTCTTCACGGTTGGATACGACTTCCTGCCTGATTCCACGCACTTTTTGCAGTTGGAACAGCCGGAGCAGTGCGTGGAACTGATGCTTGAATTCATCGAGCCGATAATCTCGTCCTGA